The Plasmodium vivax chromosome 12, whole genome shotgun sequence genomic interval GCCCAGAAGGGCGCTCGCTTTTTTTCAGCGCTTTGTATTTCCTCTTCAGGTTAGTTATGCTTCTGCTCTCTATATGATCGAATGTTAAGGAACTGTCCGTTTTGTCATCACCTGCATCCTGCCCCTTGTGTTTCACTTCTGGTGCACCTTGATCCGtcattttgtccttttccGAAATGCCCTGTACGCTTTCCAACTCTGCGTCTTCATCTGCACTTGGGTTTTCTTCTGGGACGCGTAAATTTTCGAGTCTAAACTTTTGCAGGTTTTCCTCGGCCTTCTTCGTTTGCTCTTCGTCGATGAagtccttttttatttgctcgTACAGTTGGTTCTCTGCAcgtgggggggagcggcatgTGTGGGGAAGCACATCACGCGGTGTAATTCTCGCGCTCTGACGAAGACACATGCGAAGTGTAGGGGGCGTTTCCGTTCGTTTTGTTTATCCCGTTTGCTTCTCTCGCTTCGCGCGTTTCGCTTGCCTCCTTTCCGACTTACTCTTCAAGTCGTAAATGTTGACCCTCTTTTTGTTGTATTTGTCCCTCAAATTTTGCGTAATTCTGGAGCAGTAGCCAGGCGAGTATAGCTCTTCCACGTAGTCGTATTTGCGCAGGAGCtccatttcttcttttatctttttctcattccactggatttttttcttcttcagaaCGCAGTCCATcttggaaaaggaaaaaaaggtgatgagttatttaaaaggggaagacaaATGCGTCAGTGGGGATGTTGACACGTTTACACGTTTACATGTTTACACTTTTGTGTCTTATGGAAGGCGTCCCTCCTGGTAAGAACCAATTTAGCCTTGTTGGGATGACTCCCCTCATTTGACACATAAGGAGTTACAGAAGTTGACGgagggatatttttttttttttctccccttttcgcgCAATCACATGTGTAAAAACGCAGAAGCAGATATGCGCGTGCATTTTCTTACACTTTCATCAGAGTCGGACTGGTATTCTTCGCTCTCCGATTGGTCCGATAAAAACACATCCATGTTAAACTGCTCCGGAATGAACTTTGAAAAGTCTCTGACATTTAGATCTGTCTTAACTTTGGCTAACAAATTGTGGACGTTGCTTTTTATGTCaaactcttttttatttcctatgGTGTAGTTCGGAGAGGTACATTTTCCCTTCTCATTGAGTTCACCATCCGAGTTGTCGGAGGTCGATTCTTCAGAAACGTTCACCTCCTCGTCGTGGAAGAAGTTATCATAGTGTAGATAATCCAGGATATAAGATCGGTTGtacttgctttttttcttcgggGCTATATTCAAGGGCTCATTCTTCTTCCTGACGTTTGGCCGTCCGTCTTGCGcctgcgtgggggggagcggGCGCCGCGCGGTTCGGTTTTGGTCACGCAGTTGGTTAGCAGTTATTTGGTTATCCGTATATTTgttatttgttattattttcttttcctttttctttttcttttttcccgttcCTCTTCCTTACCGTGCccctttcctccccctcgagTTCCTCCGTAGACCTGCGCAATGGAACGCAGCGCAACGCAAGATGAACGACACAGCATGCACACACGCAACTGCAGGGGAGTACGTTGGGACAAAATTTCGAATGCGTCTCCCTCGAGCCAGTTTAATGCCCTTTGAAGAACCTTACCGGGCATTTTCATCAGATTCGAAGTCGTTGTCGTGGTCGTGGTCTAAGTCGGGGTCTAGGTCCTGGTCGAAGTCGAAGTCTgaagggggggtaaaaataatgggggattttattttatggcCAAATGGTAGACCCCACAGAGGTGTTCACCCCTTTGGGGGAGTTCTCCAGAGGAAAGACATACCATTGTTGAGGACGTCCAATATCAAGTTCTCTATTTTGACCTTGTCACTACTAGGGTCCTGCTTGTAAACCACCTTCTCGTAATTATCTACTATAAGGGCGTCGTTCAGACGTATGtctttgaatttttttttttttttgtttccattattttgctcctccttaTCAACAAAGTAGAGGTACCTGCTCTTGTCGGACCACTTGTTCATCCCGtctgagggggggaaattggTTCTTTCCGCGTTTCTGCGCAGTGGCACTTTAGCAGTGTAGCACTTTAGCGGTGTAACACTTTAGAGGCGCACCACCCGTACAACGGAAGCTTTTGCAAATTCGCCCTTTTGTTCCCAAATGGCAGGCGCGCTCCGCTTTGTCCACTTGGCTCACCTTCATACAGCAACATCTTACTGTCCGCGAAAAAATTTTCGGCGGTCATCCCCGTGTTTGTCATTTTCTCCTCCACGTTTTTGGTTATGAAGTACTCGTTGGTTGCATTTATGTATTCGTAATTCTTCTTGTTGTCTCCGTCTTTATACGTGAAGTTGTAGCTCCCTCCGTGGAAGTCCTTCTGCCCCGCGCGTATTTCATCCTTGGACACTTTTATAAAATCGTTAACGAAGCTGACGTTTATGTAGTCCCCGTCTCCGCCGAAGTCTCTTTCTCTGTCGAGGTGAGGGGGAGGGCAGGCAAGAGCAGGTATGAGCAGGTACGTGTGTACATCTATACGGCTGTATGCTTACACGTGTGCATGCGTGCACATCTAAATGGGCGCGCATGAAACTGGAGGCCGGTgcaacttcccccctttgtgggGATAACCACACATCTGTACCTTATGTAGGACGGGTCAACTAGGGTCATGTTATTGTCTCTGGGCGCCACAAATTTTAAGTCAATATTATCGTGTTctaaaagatgaaaaatggggggagaaaaaaaaattaaataaaacttcAGGTTAGCCAAGAAACCCAATTGCGAAGAAAACGTTTAAGTGGTTACCCTTCTTTTCCAGATTCTCAAATTTGTGCATATATTCACTTCCAATTTTGCAATACTGATTTGCGTTTTCATCAAATTTGGTGCTCCCATGTTTGTCTAAGAGGAGAGTTGAAGTGGGTGGGGGGCATACCTATagataattacatttttttcggAGCCAATTTTTAcgctttaactttttttacctgcaaATAATTCTTCATCGCTGTTATGACTGGTCTCCCCACATTCAATCGTAGATATGAACGCCGCTATGAAGGTATATTgacaagaaaaagaaaggaggCAATTCCCTTTGTGTTAAGGCAAAAGGTTACTTTTAATCACCCAAGTTAGGATTCAAGGGGGTGTCATATGGATTCCCCTCCGAGAATGTGTGCAGTAATATTCGTACACACTGCAATGGCAATATGACTGgatgtttccattttgtttttctctttttgctAACCGTTCAAATTTGTCAGTCTGTCTTTTGTCACTTTTAACGGattgtccattttgtgcctGCGTTAACTTCGTTTCATTTACAGAAGATTCGTTCTGAGTGGCAAAAGCAAAGGTGTGGCTGTTGCCATGCGTTATGGAATCgttgagggaaaaaaggactGCTTGCACGTTTCTGCTAAAATGGGGGTTACCAAACagggaagtaaaaaaaaaaaaaaaaattagcaaaattagcaatattaacaaaattagcaaaagATACGCAAGTAgctaaaaggagaaaaaatcaCTATTTAACCATGACTTGTAAGCAATGAAGAAAAACGTGTAtctcaaaaaaattaagcaaaacaAGTGTGCCTAGGgtagaaaaggggggaggggtacACTCCTTTGcaatcctttttatttcgccCCTCCTTGTGTGTTTATTCATgccgttcttttttttttttttttttttttttttcctgagcAAGAAATAATCGAAGAACAGGAAAAACTGTAGCACCGCataggaaaacaaaaaaaggaacatttgGTGGACGAGCGTGAGCCACAACTTTTGCACGAACAAGAGTGTGTCATTTGGATAATTAAAGTGAAATTTGTTCTACCCACGTGCATACAATAATTTGCCATGTTTACGAAGaatgccatttttgcgcAACAATTaatgcgtattttttttttttttcttgtgtgTGTTGGGGTAATCCTACTTGCATGGTGATGAAGGGAAGAGACATTTCCGCTGGACGAGGGCCCCccttaattttatgaaagcGGGGAAGGGTAGAAAGGAACAGGTTGTTTTAGCCCTGCGAATTTGCCAAACGGCTCTATCCAACCGCTCTCCTAACCGCTCTCCCAACCGCTCTCccaaccgcttccccccctgcgaaCTACCATGAAAAACAAAGTCTACCTGCTGCTGGACGAGAAGTTATTTAAACTGAAGGAGCTATACTTCTGCCTCACttgttcaaaaataaaaaatgaatacaatCTGAAGCAGGAAATCGAATACTACTTTTGCAATGGCTGCACCcaaatatacacaaaaagCGAGTCGGCAGTTTACTCCTACGAATGTTTGCGCTGTTTCAAATGCCCCTGTTGTTTTAGCTGCCTTACCATCTCGCAGAAATGGTTGGATGGGCCAGTTAAGAAGGTATGCACACTGGAGCCACtgagcaaagggggaaaggaggGTGACCGTTGGGGTAGTAACAATGAAGTGGCAACTGACCACCCGTGTGAAAAGCTTAACCAAAATGGTGAGAACCACGTGGAGGGCTCTTCCACCGGCACAATTTTGTCAaataataggaaaaaatcgaGCGATGAGAAAAGTTCCTTCGAAGGGAATAGCGCATTAGGTACGGATGACGAGAATGAGAAacaagggggaagcagcaaagTGGGTAGTGGCAAACTTGGTAGCACCAAACTGGGTAGCGGCAAACTTGGTAGCACCAAACTGGGTAGCAGGTTGTACGCCTTTTTTAAACGGGGAAGGAATGTGTTCTATTTCAAGTGCCCCTACTGCTTGTGGTCCTCCATCAGCTCGGTGCACAACACAAAGTTGGACGAGCTAATTGGAGACATGATAATAGCGGAAAGGAACTGCGTTTATAGGCGGTACTTCCAAACGGTCCTAGACGAGCTGTTAAGAAGCAATGAagagctgaaggagaagagaaaCTTTAAAAGAACAAACCAACATGCCGCTTTGCATAAGATAGGGAAATTAAAGTCCATCCACGAGCTGAACAGTTACATGGAGGCATTCGGCACCAAGAGGGAGGATTACTCACTGGGCGGGTTAACCGGAAAAGCAGCAGCAACTGTCGCGGCGCAGGAAGAGGCAGAAAACACGCTCATATGTAAGTCTAAAATGAGGGTGGACAAAATGCCTCTGACAGATATACTAAACGGGAAACATATTAAAAATCGCGAAATGTGTAGAGACATTTTTGAGTTAGAAAATGAACACGTGCAATATTTAGATCCGATGGAGTATTCTCCTCAGGGGGGGTTACCAGAGGTAGTGCATCACTGggagggaggaagcggcCTTGTGGGGGATGATCATCCCAGTGGGGAGAGTCAAACTCGGGGTATAGGGGAAGCCCCTCCAAAGAAGCAAACCATAGAGGAGTTAAAAATACAAGCGAATACCCCCCTCATTATTCACGCAAAGAATGACCTATCAATTGGACACATACAAGAATACCcgtataattattacaaaggCGTTAACACATTGCAACCCCTGAGAATGAAATTAATAAACAAGAAATCGAAACGGTGCAGTACGTGTAAGCAGTACATACTGAAGCTTCATAACTCGAATGTATCTTCATCCTTTCGACTGGATAATAATGCGATGAAATTTATCCCctcaatatatattaacgaCTTCACATTagtgaaggggaaaaatggaattttaAATTTCGTTTTAGTAAACCCACTCGACTCAGAAATGAACATCAAAGTAGTCCCAGACGTGGaacataattttgtaaaaaatctGAATGGATGTAAAATACCGATGAATTGCAAATCGAGAGCGGCTTCCTTTGAGTTTACGATGGACACTTACGACGAGATTATAGATGAACTgataaatgaagaaaaaaatgacatcaaAAATGTTCTCACACGGGATTATACTATTGTAAAAAAGCAGAATAACCTGGCCTTAATAATTATCAGTTTTATTTACGCAGAAGAGGGGGATACAGACATCATCTTAGCGGCTGATCAGGGGAGGAAACTAAATTTCCCGCTAACTTTGGAGTGTTCCTTTTCTGACAAATCGAAGAAGGCACACAAATTGAAGCTAAATCTGCTCTTCACCAATAACATTAGTTTGCATCCCTTTCGCCATTATGCACTGCGCGACTGCGATTAGGGGGGTTGGCGGCACTCACGATGTGGTCATCACGAA includes:
- a CDS encoding hypothetical protein, conserved (encoded by transcript PVX_117825A) yields the protein MKNKVYLLLDEKLFKLKELYFCLTCSKIKNEYNLKQEIEYYFCNGCTQIYTKSESAVYSYECLRCFKCPCCFSCLTISQKWLDGPVKKVCTLEPLSKGGKEGDRWGSNNEVATDHPCEKLNQNGENHVEGSSTGTILSNNRKKSSDEKSSFEGNSALGTDDENEKQGGSSKVGSGKLGSTKLGSGKLGSTKLGSRLYAFFKRGRNVFYFKCPYCLWSSISSVHNTKLDELIGDMIIAERNCVYRRYFQTVLDELLRSNEELKEKRNFKRTNQHAALHKIGKLKSIHELNSYMEAFGTKREDYSLGGLTGKAAATVAAQEEAENTLICKSKMRVDKMPLTDILNGKHIKNREMCRDIFELENEHVQYLDPMEYSPQGGLPEVVHHWEGGSGLVGDDHPSGESQTRGIGEAPPKKQTIEELKIQANTPLIIHAKNDLSIGHIQEYPYNYYKGVNTLQPLRMKLINKKSKRCSTCKQYILKLHNSNVSSSFRLDNNAMKFIPSIYINDFTLVKGKNGILNFVLVNPLDSEMNIKVVPDVEHNFVKNLNGCKIPMNCKSRAASFEFTMDTYDEIIDELINEEKNDIKNVLTRDYTIVKKQNNLALIIISFIYAEEGDTDIILAADQGRKLNFPLTLECSFSDKSKKAHKLKLNLLFTNNISLHPFRHYALRDCD